In Scatophagus argus isolate fScaArg1 chromosome 14, fScaArg1.pri, whole genome shotgun sequence, the following proteins share a genomic window:
- the nsd1b gene encoding histone-lysine N-methyltransferase, H3 lysine-36 specific isoform X3, whose amino-acid sequence MSGPHSGPGSETHQSSCPLTPSRGLSTLCGSSRHHDHRIGLTMSAAASSLKHASVCGFTQRDHSSSSSSTSSSSSSSSSSSSSSSYSPLRRLQHLTTMVSQPDLVLPVREPKRSWEWGMNKKERGKEMEMDSWADCTSSDYSGTQSTNRKEVFAKSSAGQKQPVVHTRSRDAAAANRGNPVVSEKKTEGCFSGPPSPAFSLDSNSPFANGFLHFESSLFEDDDNDEERETVSPVGGLQNKHGSAGNVPQSTTGDLNSDSKATLSSAKVVTRSQSSGQRRRYWDGSDDEWDSDTELFLFGDSPSRHSMNSLKKKTLPPVKFLEGEVIWAKFNRRPWWPCELIVDPIQGIYHRVKEPSDRPCRLYHVRTFGDPVELTWVEEKAIRTFHGGFEFEQLPLLSRRGKQREQNNKYTVAKRFQNSWKSSVEEAESVLPERPKMAPSIPLSSSDAFHNTSTPERVNKVQSTVAPACSPTLPETSHMTNGSISSPVISSPVRTPAKPSTLRKSSGKKKPSKSSKDMNSKHSKKTLHGSPNQSERDNGECPYSDLDSVPKILCPKALERQPKLAPTQPSVAAAKEVKKQPEIQTGLWFSKSGKERRPKTTNPLPDRSLFSKVPSKKKSSFVVSKKTLVPGNTSSSDHSGLADKHKTLLPAETILPSEQSGHLKCKNTLVADRPSSTTGSPGDQSGLPDKQKSLVSVETGVPSDKCRYSKGRQTVSNTTDIVTGTGSDQLDNSDVKKSVEPSISFSDQSRFSESVKTVSQTEHPDLMTNKKACVSEGIPNQAAETQSTKTRVLGLNVDTTEPLARLEKQTSLVSKCRMPFVKLIRKDMKGKKLNSSVTISDQPECTKTEITQDANVSKMSSKQSDCVDCRASIDQAVSSESIKPSAKKLKASAGTGIHRLSLESSRAKTVAASSVASVSDESRSPEAERIPTLNSINVTYSSSNQSDGKKTPSSVTAISSDHSSSSEQKIASPTSTDLNTEPLPSHRPAQVPEGLSSEKSKKVVHKLKQVPDKVNKVLLPEQPAHLPASSRLMTRALRAMQEAEQKKREKARKETEHKELINQYGKDEDLEFQPARNSTCNPESKRDCCTKIKSLKSHCSDNGEYDQDTFSTCSTPALMFSDSAGFEAEVKSEDEDLSVSSTPPMDFIPLTSRVKAKKEDNFSDICSSSSPSSPFSFMNAFKNVEEVSFQSLTNERDGKPISFKADANFKFSTFLMMLKDLHDTREREGTPLELEIGPPSAHVKEEPLVMPGEAMPASQEQQIEHVNSNASPDKIKFTHSEDSTRQTSKRPYNKRGCSTGVKKKANRKVPCRSVRSGPGFPGLESLPPMNPSSGVESRVQSLLGTQTSSWDRQRGAGQGVAGEEEGGWSGVKENRQRMVPLEQRRCNTRLCLEQPNGLVADCSDTNKSLMRNSGEADKALTAHKRIRRPSKRLIEWTEEYDQIFSTRKKTKKPLQLIGKATQPVTLVSEAAVSDKDAHDHPSLNLLPEIQTPPPEETAAAVPSELQIPSTENTSPPDAPVLSIDTLTPPPEADPSLSEALVKDSGNAPVLGRKRKRKPTLKILEYCLEAEASTAPKKKVKTLKNNSNPAPQSDSTPTSLKAKSKQLAASSSTPTTTEISNCTPTPPAQTDPPPSSPAPSSPAPAPPEPARVEAASADVDATQAEDKKAPEVKDPAESEGDPSSLNHSLSDDLSLCDDPLLPSRKIIGDRGGPASMKENICQVCEKTGELLLCEGQCCGAFHLACISLAEAPKGKFVCPECKSGIHTCFVCKKRSEDVRRCMIPVCGKFYHGECIASFAPTAPVNRGFRCSIHVCLTCFIANPNSSTISKGRLVRCVRCPVAYHATDLCMAAGCVVLSNNSIVCPNHFTPRRGVKNHEHVNVSWCFVCTEGGSLLCCESCPAAFHRECLNMEMPKGSWYCNDCKAGKKPRYKDILWVKVGRYRWWPAEVSHPKTIPENIQRMRHDVGEFPVHFFGSNDYLWTYQARVFPYMDVDANSKEKMGKGVDATYKKALEEAAVRFRELQAEKELRQLQEDRKNDRKPPPYKHIKVNRPIGKVQIFTADLSEIPRCNCKATDESPCGMDSECINRMLLYECHPQVCPAGERCLNQAFTKRQYSQVEIFRTLSRGWGLRCVHDIKKGQFVSEYVGEVIDEEECRSRIRHAQENDICNFYMLTLDKDRIIDAGPKGNEARFMNHSCQPNCETQKWTVSGDTRVGLFALVDVPAGTELTFNYNLECLGNGKTVCKCGAPNCSGFLGVRPKQNNPPSDDKGRKLKRRGHGKRKNKVVVTKEREDECFSCGDGGQMVSCKKPGCPKVYHADCLNLTKRPAGRWECPWHQCDICGKEAASFCEMCPSSYCGQHRDGLLFISKLDGKLCCSEHDPCGPEPLEPGEIREYTPDPRALTSGLGMAVIPSAASTASARVNPTARRARDQISAGAGMCASESLPAFSIPVPITIPVTTPAASPPPSSSDAPSSPHVFDLPHYSPISSYEEERDEEEDGELLAEEEEEEELVEEGEVGRQKSDPHSEDGEPVMVGVEYLEEDEDEEEQDEEEEEEEEEEEDDEDE is encoded by the exons ATGAGTGGGCCTCACTCAGGCCCTGGCAGCGAGACTCATCAGTCCAGCTGCCCTTTGACCCCCAGCCGTGGCCTCTCCACCCTCTGCGGCTCCTCCAGACACCATGACCACAGAATCGGCCTGACCATGTCTGCCGCGGCCTCCTCTCTCAAGCATGCATCCGTCTGTGGGTTCACACAAAGGGaccactcctcctcttcctcctccacctcctcctcctcctcctcttcctcctcttcctcctcctcttcctcctacaGTCCTCTCAGGAGGCTGCAACATCTCACCACCATGGTGAGCCAGCCTGACCTGGTCCTGCCGGTGAGGGAGCCCAAGAGGAGCTGGGAGTGGGGGATGAATAAGAAGGAGAGGGggaaggagatggagatggactCCTGGGCTGATTGCACGAGCAGTGATTATTCTGGCACCCAGAGTacaaacaggaaggaggtcTTTGCTAAATCTTCTGCTGGACAAAAACAGCCTGTGGTCCACACTAGAAGTAGAGACGCAGCGGCGGCCAATCGGGGGAATCCGGTCGTCTcggagaaaaagacagaaggttGTTTCTCAGGCCCGCCCAGCCCGGCCTTCTCTCTCGATAGCAACAGCCCCTTTGCTAACGGATTCCTCCACTTTGAATCCTCTTTGTTTGAGGATGACGACAACGATGAGGAGCGGGAGACCGTGTCACCTGTGGGAGGCTTGCAGAACAAACATGGGAGTGCAGGAAATGTCCCTCAGTCCACTACTGGAGACTTAAATTCAGACTCCAAGGCTACCCTGTCGTCAGCCAAAGTCGTCACCCGGTCCCAGTCCTCTGGTCAGCGCAGGAGATACTGGGACGGCTCGGATGACGAGTGGGACAGTGACACCGAGCTGTTCCTGTTTGGGGATAGTCCCTCAAGGCATTCAATG AACAGCCTCAAGAAAAAGACTTTGCCGCCTGTGAAGTTTTTAGAAGGTGAAGTTATTTGGGCAAAGTTCAACAGAAGACCATGGTGGCCCTGTGAGCTGATCGTTGACCCCATACAGGGCATCTATCACAGAGTGAAAG AGCCCAGTGACCGGCCTTGTCGGCTCTATCACGTCAGGACCTTTGGGGATCCCGTGGAGCTAACCTGGGTGGAGGAAAAAGCAATTCGCACTTTCCATGGAGGCTTTGAATTTGAACAGCTCCCCCTACTGAGCCGGAGGGGGAAGCAAAGGGAGCAGAACAACAAATACACT GTTGCAAAGCGTTTTCAGAACTCTTGGAAATCCAGCGTGGAAGAAGCAGAATCTGTTCTCCCAGAGAGACCCAAAATGGCTCCCTCCATTCCTTTGTCCTCCAGTGATGCCTTCCACAACACATCCACACCAGAAAGAGTCAACAAGGTCCAATCAACTGTTGCTCCTGCGTGTTCACCCACCCTTCCTGAGACATCACACATGACCAACGGATCTATTTCATCCCCGGTAATTTCATCCCCAGTAAGAACTCCAGCAAAACCAAGCACTTTAAGGAAATCTTCTGGCAAGAAGAAACCAAGTAAATCATCAAAGGACATGAATAGTAAACACTCTAAAAAGACGTTGCACGGCAGTCCCAACCAATCAGAAAGAGACAATGGAGAATGCCCATACTCTGACCTCGACTCGGTCCCTAAAATTTTGTGTCCTAAAGCACTTGAACGTCAACCTAAGCTAGCTCCAACCCAGCCATCTGTCGCAGCTGCGAAAGAGGTGAAGAAGCAGCCGGAGATTCAGACTGGTCTTTGGTTCAGTAAATCAGGCAAAGAGAGACGCCCTAAAACAACCAATCCTTTGCCAGACCGCAGTCTCTTTAGTAAGGTGCCCTCTAAGAAAAAGAGCTCATTTGTTGTGAGTAAAAAGACACTGGTTCCTGGTAACACCTCCTCCAGTGATCATTCAGGGTTGGCAGACAAGCACAAGACTCTGTTACCTGCTGAAACTATTCTGCCATCCGAACAGTCTGGACATTTGAAGTGTAAAAACACCCTGGTTGCTGATAGACCTTCAAGTACAACTGGCAGTCCTGGTGACCAATCAGGATTGCCAGACAAGCAGAAGTCCCTGGTTTCTGTTGAGACTGGTGTGCCCTCTGACAAGTGTAGATATtcaaaaggcagacagacagtcagtaaCACAACTGACATAGTGACTGGCACAGGGTCTGACCAGTTAGATAACTCGGATGTTAAAAAATCCGTTGAGCCCAGCATCAGTTTCAGTGACCAGTCCAGATTTTCAGAGAGTGTAAAgactgtcagtcaaactgaacATCCTGACTTGATGACTAATAAAAAGGCCTGTGTAAGTGAAGGTATTCCCAAccaagcagcagaaacacaaagtacCAAGACTCGAGTACTCGGTTTAAATGTTGACACTACTGAGCCATTAGCAAGGCTAGAAAAGCAAACAAGTCTTGTCTCTAAATGTAGGATGCCCTTTGTCAAATTAATACGCAAGGACATGAAGGGTAAGAAGTTAAACTCCAGTGTAACCATTAGTGACCAACCTGAATGTACAAAGACTGAAATAACACAAGATGCTAATGTGTCTAAAATGTCCTCTAAACAGTCAGATTGTGTGGACTGCAGGGCCTCCATAGATCAGGCAGTCAGTTCAGAATCCATAAAGCCCTCAGCTAAGAAGTTGAAAGCAAGTGCTGGGACTGGCATTCATCGTCTCTCGTTAGAGTCATCGCGAGCCAAAACTGTTGCAGCTTCCAGTGTGGCAAGTGTGTCTGATGAGTCCAGGAGCCCAGAAGCAGAAAGGATACCAACCTTAAACTCAATCAATGTGACATATTCATCCTCCAACCAGTCAGACGGTAAGAAGACGCCTTCCAGTGTAACAGCCATTTCTTCTGATCACTCAAGTAGCTCAGAGCAAAAAATTGCATCTCCCACCAGTACAGATTTAAATACAGAACCTCTGCCTTCTCACCGGCCTGCTCAAGTACCCGAAGGCCTGTCTTCTGAGAAATCCAAGAAGGTTGTCCACAAACTAAAACAGGTTCCAGACAAAGTGAACAAAGTGTTATTACCTGAGCAGCCAGCACACCTCCCAGCCAGCAGTCGACTGATGACCAGAGCCCTGAGGGCCATGCAGGAGGCGGAACAGAAAAAGCGTGAAAAGGCACGAAAGGAGACTGAGCACAAAGAACTCATAAATCAGTATGGAAAAGACGAAGACCTTGAGTTCCAACCTGCGCGTAATTCCACTTGTAATCCTGAGTCCAAACGGGACtgttgcacaaaaataaaatctcttaaATCACATTGCAGTGACAATGGTGAGTATGATCAGGACACATTTTCTACCTGTAGCACACCCGCTTTGATGTTTTCGGATTCAGCTGGTTTTGAAGCTGAGGTCAAGAGTGAAGATGAAGACCTCTCAGTGTCCTCAACTCCGCCAATGGACTTCATACCTCTTACTTCTAGAGTAAAAGCAAAGAAGGAAGATAATTTCTCTGACATATGCTCTTCATCATCCCCTTCCTCACCATTTTCTTTTATGAATGCCTTTAAAAATGTGGAGGAGGTATCCTTCCAATCCCTGACAAATGAGCGTGATGGTAAACCCATCTCTTTTAAAGCAGACGCAAACTTCAAGTTCAGCACTTTTCTCATGATGCTAAAGGACTTGCATGACACTAGAGAACGGGAGGGGACTCCCTTAGAACTGGAAATTGGACCACCAAGTGCACATGTTAAGGAGGAACCCTTAGTGATGCCTGGGGAGGCTATGCCTGCAAGCCAAGAGCAACAAATTGAACATGTTAATTCAAATGCAAGTCCAGACAAAATcaaattcacacacagtgaggaCAGCACAAGGCAGACGTCCAAGAGGCCCTATAACAAAAGGGGTTGCTCCACTGGGGTGAAAAAGAAAGCCAACCGCAAAGTGCCTTGTCGTTCTGTGAGGTCTGGACCTGGTTTCCCAGGACTGGAGTCCTTGCCACCAATGAATCCTTCTTCAGGAGTGGAGTCCAGAGTCCAGTCCTTGTTGGGCACACAGACCAGTAGCTGGGATAGGCAGAGAGGAGCTGGTCAAGGAGTGgctggggaggaagagggagggtgGAGCGGAGTGAAGGAGAATCGACAGCGCATGGTGCCTTTGGAGCAGAGGAGGTGCAACACAAGGCTGTGTCTGGAACAGCCGAATGGCCTTGTTGCAGACTGCTCTGATACTAACAAAAGCTTGATGCGAAACTCTGGAGAAGCTGACAAGGCTCTAACAG caCATAAGCGAATAAGAAGACCAAGCAAGAGGCTGATTGAGTGGACTGAAGAGTATGATCAGATTTTCTCCACGAGGAAGAAAACCAAAAAGCCTCTCCAGTTGATTGGAAAG GCCACTCAGCCTGTAACCCTCGTGTCCGAAGCCGCGGTATCGGACAAGGATGCACATGACCACCCATCTTTGAACTTACTTCCTGAAATACAGACGCCACCTCCTGAGGAAACTGCTGCAGCAGTGCCCTCTGAACTCCAAATTCCCAGCACCGAGAACACATCTCCCCCAGACGCACCTGTGCTTTCCATCGACACACTAACCCCTCCCCCAGAAGCTGATCCATCGCTGTCAGAGGCCCTCGTCAAAGACTCCG GAAACGCTCCTGTGCTGGGGAGGAAGCGCAAGAGGAAACCCACTCTGAAGATCCTGGAATACTGTCTGGAGGCTGAGGCCTCCACAGCCCCCAAGAAGAAG gtcaaaacactgaagaacaaTTCAAATCCTGCTCCTCAGTCAG ATTCTACTCCAACATCTTTAAAAGCAAAGAGTAAGCAGCTCGCGGCGTCCAGCTCTACACCGACTACCACAGAGATTTCCAACTGCACGCCCACGCCGCCCGCTCAGACGGATCCCCCGCCCAGCTCTCCTGCGCCCTCCAGTCCAGCGCCGGCCCCGCCCGAGCCCGCCCGGGTGGAGGCAGCGTCAGCAGACGTTGATGCTACTCAAGCAGAGGACAAGAAAGCTCCAGAGGTTAAGGACCCAGCAGAGTCAGAG ggGGACCCTTCCAGCTTGAATCACAGCCTGTCGGACGACTTGTCGCTGTGCGACGACCCACTTTTACCTTCAAGGAAGATCATAGGGGACAGAGGAGGCCCAGCCTCCATGAAGGAGAACATATGTCAG gTGTGTGAGAAGACGGgggagctgctgctctgtgagggTCAGTGCTGTGGAGCTTTCCACCTGGCCTGCATCTCTCTGGCTGAGGCCCCGAAAGGGAAGTTTGTCTGTCCTGAGTGCAAATCAG GCATCCACACCTGCTTTGTGTGTAAAAAACGCAGCGAGGATGTGCGCCGCTGTATGATTCCCGTGTGTGGGAAGTTTTACCACGGAGAGTGCATCGCCAGCTTCGCCCCAACTGCACCTGTGAACCGAGGCTTCCGCTGCTCCATCCACGTCTGTCTCACCTGCTTCATCGCCAACCCCAACAGCTCCACCATCTCTAAGG GTCGTCTGGTTCGTTGCGTGCGCTGCCCGGTAGCCTACCATGCTACAGATCTCTGCATGGCAGCAGGCTGCGTTGTCCTCTCCAACAACAGCATCGTCTGTCCCAACCACTTCACTCCTCGCCGCGGCGTCAAGAACCACGAGCACGTCAACGTCAGCTGGTGCTTCGTCTGCACTGAAG GGGGcagtctgctgtgctgtgagtcCTGTCCTGCTGCGTTCCACCGAGAGTGTCTGAACATGGAAATGCCAAAAGGCAGCTGGTACTGCAACGACTGCAAGGCTGGGAAGAAACCTCGCTACAAGGACATCCTCTGGGTGAAGGTTGGGCGGTACAG GTGGTGGCCAGCGGAGGTCAGCCATCCCAAAACAATCCCAGAGAACATCCAGCGGATGAGGCACGATGTCGGCGAGTTTCCCGTTCACTTCTTTGGCTCCAACGACTACCTGTGGACATACCAGGCCAGAGTCTTCCCTTACATGGATGTGGACgccaacagcaaagaaaagatgGGGAAAGGTGTTGATGCCACCTACAAGAAAG CTTTGGAGGAGGCAGCTGTGCGATTTCGCGAGCTGCAGGCAGAGAAGGAGCTTCGGCAGCTTCAGGAGGACCGAAAGAACGACAGGAAGCCTCcaccatacaaacacataaag GTGAACCGACCAATAGGAAAGGTTCAGATCTTTACAGCTGACCTATCAGAGATCCCGCGCTGCAACTGCAAGGCGACAGACGAGAGTCCGTGTGGGATGGACTCGGAGTGCATCAACCGCATGCTGCTGTACGAATGTCACCCGCAG GTTTGCCCAGCGGGCGAGCGGTGCCTGAACCAGGCCTTCACCAAGCGTCAGTACAGCCAGGTGGAGATCTTCAGGACGCTGTCTCGAGGCTGGGGTCTCCGCTGCGTCCACGACATCAAGAAG GGTCAGTTTGTGAGCGAGTACGTTGGGGAGGTGATTGATGAGGAGGAGTGCAGGTCCAGGATCAGACACGCCCAGGAGAACGACATCTGCAACTTCTACATGCTGACTCTGGACAAG GATCGAATCATCGATGCTGGGCCGAAGGGGAATGAGGCCCGCTTCATGAACCACAGCTGCCAGCCCAACTGTGAGACCCAGAAGTGGACTGTGAGCGGAGACACCCGGGTGGGACTGTTCGCCCTTGTTGACGTCCCTGCAG gcacCGAGCTGACCTTCAACTACAACCTGGAGTGTTTGGGGAACGGGAAGACGGTCTGTAAATGTGGAGCCCCAAACTGCAGCGGCTTCCTGGGCGTCAGGCCAAAG CAGAACAACCCTCCATCTGACGACAAAGGCCGCAAGCTGAAGAGGAGGGGCCACGGCAAGAGGAAGAACAAGGTGGTGGTGACCAAAGAGCGAGAGGACGAGTGCTTCAGCTGCGGAGACGGAGGACAGATGGTCTCCTGTAAGAAACCCGGCTGTCCCAAAGTTTACCATGCCGACTGTCTCAACCTCACCAAGAGGCCTGCAG GACGTTGGGAATGTCCCTGGCACCAGTGTGATATATGTGGGAAGGAGGCGGCGTCCTTCTGCGAGATGTGTCCCAGCTCCTACTGCGGCCAGCACCGTGACGGCTTGCTCTTCATCTCCAAGCTGGACGGCAAGCTGTGCTGCAGTGAGCATGACCCCTGTGGGCCTGAGCCGCTGGAACCAGGGGAGATCCGGGAGTACACGCCGGACCCCAGAGCCCTGACCTCGGGTCTGGGCATGGCCGTCATCCCCTCTGCTGCCTCTACCGCCTCCGCCCGCGTGAACCCGACCGCCAGGAGGGCCCGGGATCAGATCAGCGCCGGCGCTGGTATGTGTGCTTCCGAGTCGCTTCCCGCTTTTTCCATCCCGGTGCCCATCACTATTCCTGTCACCACACCTGCCGCCTCACCTCCCCCCAGCAGCTCTGACGCCCCCAGCAGCCCGCACGTGTTCGACCTCCCACACTACTCGCCCATCTCCTCGTACGAGGAGGAGAGGGACGAGGAGGAAGACGGGGAGCTGctggcagaagaggaggaggaggaggagttagTGGAAGAGGGTGAGGTGGGGAGGCAGAAATCAGATCCTCACAGCGAGGACGGCGAGCCAGTGATGGTGGGGGTGGAATACctggaggaggacgaggacgaggaggagcaggacgaagaagaggaggaggaggaggaggaagaggaggacgatgaAGACGAGTGA